The Ananas comosus cultivar F153 unplaced genomic scaffold, ASM154086v1, whole genome shotgun sequence genome includes a window with the following:
- the LOC109705805 gene encoding verprolin-like: MATSKQKEGATTLREKTSSSSTVSSTRRSPSSRSSLPTSPKRRPEKPTVPSRGLTAVTASTAVVKPPSTRRSTERNAPPTTALKERAVLKAPPSSSKAVASHKHLPEKPSASASSKSRTSHTSSVVVRGRSPGAVVKRKEAKNGSLSRTSSDPGLLEFAALSLLGNNKIEESTETTVSISSMEDHLPNELLPNPIDAKAAEDAPPPPPPPPHECNKQQHEQSPLESEGVVHEDGSRSNEEMIKEDNIEIAHNTTLEDPKGGGGDEVGNYEKEKLMLEVKKNIEKNIETKHGGKKEAVKSNDVIEETKSKLLERKKSKVKALVGAFETVMSLHGSEVQTDQTQEKGGGEMD; encoded by the coding sequence ATGGCTACATCAAAGCAAAAGGAAGGTGCAACCACCCTGAGAGAGAAgacaagcagcagcagcacagTCTCTTCGACCCGCCGCAGCCCGTCGTCCCGATCGTCGCTTCCGACCTCCCCCAAACGCCGCCCGGAGAAACCGACTGTGCCGTCTCGCGGGCTTACTGCAGTTACCGCAAGCACCGCCGTCGTGAAGCCTCCGTCGACAAGACGATCGACGGAACGAAATGCGCCTCCAACAACTGCCCTGAAGGAGAGAGCAGTGCTTAAGGCTCCACCTTCCTCGTCGAAAGCAGTAGCTTCTCACAAGCACTTACCAGAAAAGCCCTCAGCAAGTGCTTCTTCCAAAAGTAGAACCAGCCACACTTCATCTGTCGTGGTGAGGGGGAGGAGCCCCGGGGCGGTCGTAAAGAGGAAAGAAGCTAAGAATGGTTCATTATCAAGGACAAGTAGTGATCCTGGGTTGCTAGAGTTTGCTGCATTAAGTTTACTCGGAAACAATAAGATCGAAGAGAGTACTGAAACCACTGTAAGCATATCGTCGATGGAAGATCACTTGCCGAACGAACTACTCCCCAACCCCATTGATGCGAAAGCCGCAGAAgatgctcctcctcctcctcctcctcctcctcatgaATGTAATAAGCAGCAGCATGAACAAAGTCCTTTAGAAAGTGAGGGAGTAGTGCATGAAGATGGAAGCAGGAGCAATGAAGAGATGATCAAAGAGGACAATATTGAAATTGCACACAACACTACTTTAGAGGATCCAAAGGGAGGAGGAGGTGATGAGGTGGGGAATTATGAGAAGGAGAAATTAATGTTGGAGGTGAAGAAGAACATAGAAAAGAACATAGAGACCAAGCATGGGGGAAAGAAGGAGGCTGTGAAGAGCAATGATGTGATAGAGGAGACAAAGAGTAAGTTgctggagaggaagaagagcaaGGTGAAGGCTCTGGTGGGAGCCTTTGAGACTGTGATGTCACTGCATGGGAGTGAGGTTCAAACTGATCAAACCCAGGAGAAGGGAGGAGGGGAAATGGATTGA